A single genomic interval of Bacteroidales bacterium harbors:
- a CDS encoding sulfide-dependent adenosine diphosphate thiazole synthase, with the protein MEKLVSLSIVEHYFEKLKSNLELDVAIVGAGPSGMVAGYYLAKKGHKVAVFERKLAPGGGMWGGAMMFNEIVVQNDAVSILDELNVFYRRYDESCVVVDSIHATSALIYACTRAGCTIFNCFSVEDVVFKNDRVAGIVVNWTPVHLQQLHVDPLIVLAKAVLDGTGHDCDIAKTLVRKNDVRLMTETGGIVGERSLQVEEAERKTIENTKEIYPGLFVAGMAANGVSGSFRMGPIFGGMLLSGKKVANLIEQSL; encoded by the coding sequence ATGGAAAAATTGGTTTCATTAAGTATTGTCGAGCATTACTTCGAAAAATTAAAGTCCAATTTAGAACTTGATGTGGCCATTGTGGGAGCGGGACCTTCTGGCATGGTAGCTGGCTACTATTTGGCGAAGAAAGGGCATAAAGTAGCTGTTTTTGAACGTAAACTGGCACCTGGTGGAGGAATGTGGGGAGGGGCCATGATGTTTAATGAAATCGTTGTTCAAAACGATGCTGTATCTATTCTAGACGAATTAAACGTTTTTTATCGAAGATATGATGAATCGTGTGTAGTGGTGGATTCCATACATGCTACATCAGCACTTATTTATGCATGTACTCGTGCAGGTTGTACTATTTTCAATTGTTTTTCCGTGGAGGATGTGGTGTTCAAAAATGATCGTGTAGCAGGTATTGTAGTTAATTGGACACCAGTTCACTTACAACAATTGCATGTAGATCCTTTAATTGTTTTAGCCAAAGCCGTTTTAGATGGGACAGGTCATGATTGTGATATTGCCAAAACTCTTGTAAGAAAAAATGATGTTAGATTGATGACAGAAACAGGAGGCATCGTAGGAGAAAGATCTCTGCAAGTTGAAGAGGCAGAAAGAAAAACTATTGAAAACACAAAAGAAATTTATCCAGGACTTTTTGTTGCTGGAATGGCTGCAAACGGTGTTAGTGGAAGTTTTCGTATGGGACCTATTTTTGGTGGCATGTTGCTCTCAGGTAAGAAAGTAGCAAACTTAATAGAACAAAGTTTATGA
- the thiE gene encoding thiamine phosphate synthase, translating to MNDFGIYAIITKPKLPYEILAKTFVDEGILMVQLREKHLSDRKLMEVGHTLKKIFQGTPTRFIIDDRPDLVLLLDADGIHIGQEDLHVEDVRTILPRSKIIGISTHNLHQLKEALQYKPDYVGFGPIYPTVTKENPDPVVGVSMLKEALNKAHIPVVAIGGIFPENIDEVLRAGARNLCMVRYFMEATTKEELIARIRFVKQKISKHDPNAISPNGQNNQ from the coding sequence ATGAACGATTTTGGTATTTACGCCATTATCACAAAACCAAAACTTCCTTATGAAATATTAGCAAAAACTTTTGTCGACGAAGGAATCTTGATGGTACAATTGCGTGAGAAACATCTGAGTGATCGCAAGTTAATGGAAGTTGGACATACATTAAAAAAAATTTTTCAGGGTACCCCTACACGTTTCATCATAGATGATCGCCCAGATTTAGTTTTGTTATTGGATGCAGACGGTATTCATATTGGTCAAGAGGATTTGCATGTAGAAGATGTTCGTACGATATTGCCTCGTTCTAAGATAATAGGAATTTCTACTCATAATTTACATCAACTGAAAGAAGCACTTCAATACAAACCTGATTATGTAGGTTTTGGACCAATCTATCCAACTGTGACTAAAGAGAATCCAGATCCGGTAGTGGGAGTGAGCATGTTAAAAGAAGCTCTGAATAAAGCTCATATTCCTGTTGTAGCCATCGGTGGAATTTTTCCGGAAAATATTGACGAAGTACTTCGTGCTGGAGCTAGAAATCTATGCATGGTACGATATTTTATGGAAGCAACTACCAAAGAAGAATTAATTGCCCGAATAAGATTTGTCAAACAAAAAATATCAAAGCATGACCCAAATGCAATTAGCCCAAATGGGCAAAATAACCAATGA
- the thiC gene encoding phosphomethylpyrimidine synthase ThiC, with amino-acid sequence MTQMQLAQMGKITNEMLAVAKFEQVPVEWLREQIAQGTIVLPKNINHNIKPKAIGKSLGVKINANIGTSPMRCNLNEELQKMEVAVQYGADAIMDLSTGGNLRHILKTILEKSPVMVGTVPIYAVATRILKNDLDDIGKLDFEEVFQEIEEQAKMGVDFMTLHCGITQRSLSFLENDERIMGIVSRGGSIVRAWMLKNKAENPLYEEFDRILDICERYDVTISLGDGLRPGCNADATDRGQIAELLVLGELVERARRRGVQVMVEGPGHMMMDEIETNVRLMKKICKDSPFYVLGPLTTDIAPGYDHIVGAIGGAIAAAAGADFLCYVTPSEHLSLPTIEDVKEGVIASKIAAHSANLIRNIPGARERDKQMSVARKNLDWEKMFQLALDPEKARQKRQNEGFQTDYCSMCGNLCAIKIDNLT; translated from the coding sequence ATGACCCAAATGCAATTAGCCCAAATGGGCAAAATAACCAATGAAATGCTTGCTGTTGCAAAATTCGAGCAAGTGCCCGTCGAATGGTTACGAGAACAGATAGCTCAAGGGACCATTGTATTGCCCAAAAACATTAATCATAACATAAAACCTAAAGCCATAGGCAAATCTCTTGGTGTAAAAATCAATGCCAACATTGGCACATCACCTATGCGATGTAATTTGAATGAAGAACTGCAAAAGATGGAAGTTGCTGTTCAATATGGGGCAGATGCTATTATGGATCTTTCTACAGGAGGTAATTTGAGACACATATTAAAAACTATTTTAGAAAAATCACCTGTCATGGTAGGAACGGTGCCAATTTATGCTGTAGCAACTCGAATACTTAAAAACGACTTAGATGATATTGGGAAACTCGATTTTGAAGAAGTTTTTCAGGAAATAGAAGAACAGGCAAAGATGGGAGTTGACTTTATGACCTTGCATTGTGGTATCACACAACGAAGTTTATCATTTCTGGAAAATGATGAACGAATCATGGGCATTGTTAGCAGAGGAGGTTCAATAGTACGAGCATGGATGTTGAAAAATAAAGCAGAAAATCCATTGTACGAAGAATTTGATAGAATCCTTGATATTTGTGAGCGTTACGATGTGACCATAAGTTTAGGTGACGGACTACGACCAGGATGCAATGCTGATGCTACAGATCGTGGACAAATTGCTGAATTGCTGGTTTTAGGTGAGTTGGTTGAACGAGCACGCAGACGAGGAGTTCAAGTGATGGTCGAAGGACCTGGTCACATGATGATGGATGAGATCGAGACCAACGTAAGACTTATGAAAAAAATATGTAAAGATTCTCCTTTTTATGTTCTAGGTCCCCTAACTACTGACATTGCACCAGGCTATGATCATATTGTAGGAGCTATTGGCGGAGCGATAGCTGCAGCTGCAGGAGCAGATTTTCTTTGCTATGTTACCCCTTCGGAGCATTTATCGTTGCCAACCATCGAGGATGTGAAGGAAGGTGTAATTGCTAGCAAAATTGCAGCTCATTCAGCAAATTTAATAAGAAACATTCCTGGAGCTAGGGAAAGAGATAAACAAATGTCAGTAGCTCGTAAAAATTTAGATTGGGAAAAAATGTTTCAATTAGCGCTGGATCCAGAAAAAGCACGTCAAAAGCGTCAAAACGAGGGGTTTCAGACTGACTATTGTTCTATGTGTGGTAATCTTTGTGCTATAAAAATTGATAATCTTACATGA
- a CDS encoding hydroxymethylpyrimidine/phosphomethylpyrimidine kinase, which translates to MKYFVSIAASDTSTGAGIQQDNRIAESLGFHALNIITAITSQSFNKVYEVFSLNDRLLVSQVNVIIENFHPLEVCKVGVLTSKEHIECISNLFSQNIFSIKVVDPVFRSSSGWQFLDLSLIPVFKEKILPFTTFLTPNKFEVECLCNKSLSSLSEAVEEAMQLHKKYHCGIYLKGGHFDSEDDQITEALIFDNQIELIRKKKENFVYMHGTGCAFSTAFACFLALYKDPILSATKATEWVSHFFKEINSKMEK; encoded by the coding sequence ATGAAATATTTTGTCAGTATTGCTGCATCGGATACGTCGACAGGTGCTGGTATTCAACAGGATAATCGAATCGCAGAGTCGTTAGGCTTTCATGCTTTGAACATTATTACAGCTATAACTTCGCAGAGTTTTAACAAAGTTTATGAAGTATTCTCTTTAAATGATCGCTTACTTGTTTCACAAGTTAATGTTATCATTGAGAATTTCCATCCGTTAGAGGTATGCAAGGTAGGTGTTCTTACTTCCAAAGAACATATTGAATGTATTTCGAATCTTTTTAGCCAAAATATTTTTTCGATTAAAGTTGTGGATCCAGTATTTCGATCAAGCAGTGGGTGGCAGTTTTTAGACTTATCTCTAATACCGGTTTTCAAAGAAAAGATTTTGCCATTTACAACGTTTCTGACACCTAATAAATTTGAAGTTGAATGTTTATGCAATAAGTCCTTGTCATCATTGTCAGAGGCAGTGGAGGAAGCAATGCAATTACATAAGAAGTACCATTGTGGAATTTACTTAAAAGGAGGGCATTTTGATAGCGAGGATGACCAAATTACTGAAGCACTTATTTTTGATAATCAAATAGAATTAATACGTAAAAAGAAAGAAAATTTTGTGTACATGCACGGAACAGGATGTGCTTTTTCAACCGCATTTGCTTGCTTTTTAGCTTTATATAAAGATCCCATCTTATCAGCTACAAAGGCCACTGAATGGGTAAGTCATTTTTTTAAAGAAATAAACAGCAAAATGGAAAAATAG